In Oryza sativa Japonica Group chromosome 2, ASM3414082v1, the following are encoded in one genomic region:
- the LOC4329333 gene encoding uncharacterized protein — translation MAGETDSTPMAAGRAVPPPPEAAAPRLLLLGGGAELWRPVARGGGWATAAALLLLLASHLSVLLLRRLRLRRRLRPADAVSSSSAAAAAVVTADSAPGSAAGMDGLVTEGDLRELVGNLGVAAREPEREGWQQVVAKGNDDVSYRVWCDKPMEGPPRYLSVTTYERCSTELLRDFYMDNEYRMEWDNTVIKHEQLQFDENSGIEIGRTIKKFPLLTPREYILAWRVWEGNDKSFYCLVKECEHPVAPRQRKFVRVQLLRSGWCIRKIPGRDACRITVLHHEDNGMNIEMAKLAFAKGIWNYICKMNSALRRYPQRNISSISILTMQRLTKKFPQALETDVDANHHPQGNTRANVVPTHFARTSSRQQPGKKSSRATIASGLLLIGSIVCLSRGRSNLGAQLAMAFFLKKAFKQDKGSSSQRSISRTDVTEPRHLE, via the exons ATGGCGGGGGAGACGGATTCCACGCCGATGGCCGCGGggcgcgccgtgccgccgccgccggaggccgccgccccgcggctcctcctcctcggcggcggcgccgagctcTGGCGGCccgtcgcccgcggcggcgggtgggccaccgccgcggcgctcctcctgctcctcgccTCCCACCtctccgtcctcctcctccgccgcctccgcctccgccgccgcctccgacctgctgacgccgtctcctcctcctccgccgccgccgccgccgtcgtcaccgcggACTCCGCCCCAGGCTCCGCCGCAGG GATGGATGGCCTTGTGACGGAGGGCGATCTGCGGGAGCTGGTGGGCAACCTCGGGGTGGCCGCGCGTGAgccggagagggaggggtggcagCAGGTGGTCGCCAAAGGGAACGATGACGTCTCCTACAGGGTGTGGTGCGACAAGCCCATG GAAGGCCCTCCTAGATATCTTAGTGTGACAACATATGAGAGATGCTCAACAGAGCTATTGAGGGACTTTTACATGGATAATGAGTATAGAATGGAGTGGGATAACACTGTGATAAAGCATGAGCAGCTACAGTTTGATGAAAATAGTGGAATAGAGATAGGGCGTACAATCAAGAAGTTTCCGCTCTTAACACCAAGGGAGTACATATTGGCATGGCGAGTTTGGGAAGGAAATGACAAGTCTTTCTACTGTTTGGTGAAG GAATGTGAGCATCCTGTTGCACCAAGACAGCGGAAATTTGTTCGAGTGCAACTTTTGAGATCAGGATGGTGCATTAGGAAAA TCCCTGGAAGGGATGCATGCCGAATTACAGTGCTGCATCATGAAGACAACGGCATGAACATAGAGATGGCAAAACTGGCATTTGCCAAGGGCATTTggaattacatttgtaaaatgAACAGTGCACTACGTCGCTATCCTCAACGTAACATTTCATCAATATCAATTCTGACCATGCAAAGACTTACCAAGAAG TTTCCTCAGGCCTTGGAGACTGATGTAGATGCAAATCATCATCCTCAAGGAAATACAAGAGCAAATGTTGTTCCTACACATTTTGCAAGAACTTCATCACGCCAACAGCCAGGGAAGAAGTCATCTCGGGCAACGATTGCAAGTGGACTTCTGCTTATCGGAAGCATTGTTTGTCTATCCCGAGGCCGATCTAACCTTGGGGCCCAGCTTGCAATGGCATTCTTCTTGAAGAAGGCGTTCAAACAAGATAAAGGATCGAGCTCGCAGAGGAGCATAAGTAGAACTGATGTGACTGAACCCAGGCACTTGGAATAG